Below is a window of Flavobacterium sp. N2820 DNA.
CACTTCTTGTTTGAACTTATTTGCCGAATTTTTTAAGCTTTTTGCAATATTGCTTCTTGTTTTTTTCCCTTTATGAGGTGCAAACAATACGCCAATAGTTGCTCCAATTAGAGCTCCAACAAATAAACTTCCAAAAACTAATTTTCCTTTATCATTAAGATTTTCCATGATATTTTATTTTTAAGATTAAAATCTGTAACCTACTGTTGCTTGATACCACATATTTTTATATCGTGGCGTTGTAGAAGTTCCATCTCCATTATTGTTTTTTAAATCCCATCCACCTCTTAGTCCAAAAACTAGATTTTGAACATTTATATCCACACCACCAATAAGTGAAAAAGTATTTTTACGAATATCATCGTTTTCAAATTCTTCTTCTTGTGTTGAACTTAATGAACCTCCTGTAAACTCATCTTTTTGTTTTAATAAATATGAGTATTGAGGCCCAAATAAAAGTGTTACATATTCAACTGGTTTAACAGCTAAAAATAATGGAATATCAATATAGTCAGTAGTTCTTGTGGTTTCATAATCGGTTCCTAAAAACGTACCTGTTGATTTAAAACCTTTTTGAGAAAATAATACTTCGGGTTGAATTCCAACAAATTTACCTAACGGAATTGATACAAAAACACCTCCTGCTAATCCAAATTTCCCATCTGCAACAAAATCTTCGCCTTCAGAATCATAAACATTTGAAAAATTTGTTCCTGCTTTTAATCCAAAGAATAATTTGTTTCGATTATCAGTTGTTGAAGACTCTTGAGCCATTGAATTTGTAACCGATAAAGTAACTAACGCGATCATTATGATTGCTTTTTTCATTTTTTTTAATTTTAAGTTATATGCGCAATATTTTTAAACCTTACTAGTAATAGTTCTAATTTATAGTACAAAGGTGCGTTCACAACCATTAAAATGTGTTACACAATCTATTTTTTAAGTTACATGATTCACTCATTTTGAAAGGCTTCTTCAAAGAAAACGGTTTCATGTATGGGATTGACAACGTTTTCCATTGTTAATCTAGAGAGCAAATAGCTAATAGTTGATTCTGCACCTTGGTTCAAATTAACATGATGTTGCTCTAAACCATCATAACAACCACCCGTTTTTGGATTATAAACAATTTGATGCAAATGATTTTTTCCTAAAAACCAATCAAATGCTATACACATTTTGCTTTTGTAAGCATCATCTTCGTAGACTTGATAAAAAGTTTGTAGCGCTAAAATCGTATAAGCTACATCAATAGGTTGTTCTCCAAACTGATTGGCCGATTTTCCTCTGTGATACCAACCTTGATTTGAAATCACTTTGATTTGATCTTCTTTAAAAGTAAGAGAAAGTAAAAAATCAAACGAAGTTTTTGCGATATCTTTATACAACTCACTTCCAGTACTCAAACCTGCAAACAACATTGCTTCTGGAAGAATACTATTGGCATAGGTAAGATAATCTTCAAACCATTTCCACTTTTTATCAGAAACTCCACGGTATTTTGAAACTAAATTATCGGCCAAGGAAGTGATTAAATAATTTATTCGTGGACTTTGACTTTCTTGATTATAAAAATATAATCCTTTTATAGCAAAAGAAATTGCTCTTGGTGAATGAAATTTATGGATATTTATTAAAGCTTTTTCTATTGCAAACTTTGCTTTTTTAATCAAACTTTTATGAATTATCTCCCTATGAGAAATAAATTCTCCAAGTGCCCAAATGGCTCTACCATTGGAGTCTTCTAAATTTTCATTCGAATTATTGGTAGTGAAATTTCCTTCTTTATCAACATAATTTAAAAAGCTACCATTTTCTTGTTGGCAAAATAAAATGAATTTTAAATACGTGTTAATTAATTCTAAATCTTCTTCAGTATTTGTTAATTGATAATGTTTAGTTACCGCAATCAGTGCTCTAGCATTATCATCTAATGTATAACCTGATTGCAAATTGGGTTTTGAAATAGCCGAAAATTGAATTAATCCATTTATTGTCGTCATTCTTTTGATATGGTTTAATGAAATTTTCGGCATTTCATAGTGCAAAGTTATTTTATGCTTGTTATTTTTATTTTTTACCAATTCAATATGAGCAATCGCTGAGTTTTGCCAAGAAGTGGGACTAATTTTATGCAAAGCATTTAATCGCATTTCTCTTACCAATTTTGGATTATATAATAGTTCAATTGTTTTTTCGGCAAGTTGATTGACGTTTAGAAAATCATAATTAAATCCAGCACCTTGTAAAAACTCTTTTGCATGCGGAATGGGCGTTGCAATTACAGGACAACCGCAAGCCATTGCATACGCTAATGTGCCACTAACTGCTTGATTAGGATCTTTTGAAGTAAATAGATAAACTTTTGTTCGTTCTAAATAATCCATTAATTCTTCTAAGGATAAATACTTATTTATAAACCGAACGTTGTTTTCTAAATGTAATTCTTGCACTTTTTCATACAGAAAATTACGGTATTTTTCTCCATC
It encodes the following:
- a CDS encoding porin family protein, with amino-acid sequence MKKAIIMIALVTLSVTNSMAQESSTTDNRNKLFFGLKAGTNFSNVYDSEGEDFVADGKFGLAGGVFVSIPLGKFVGIQPEVLFSQKGFKSTGTFLGTDYETTRTTDYIDIPLFLAVKPVEYVTLLFGPQYSYLLKQKDEFTGGSLSSTQEEEFENDDIRKNTFSLIGGVDINVQNLVFGLRGGWDLKNNNGDGTSTTPRYKNMWYQATVGYRF
- a CDS encoding glycosyltransferase, which gives rise to MKDNFFPIYNNSLLVYNEAKNNRNESNLMRFINQSKYQLLPVVEKQLPEIVFITSYPPRECGIATYTQDLKNAIQEKFGGTFSLKVCALETSESNYNYPEEVKYKLNTEIEDHFSELTTKLNADRNIAMVFLQHEFGLFGGVYGDYLLKFMKHLKRPITTTFHTVLPKPADQLKKVVRKITDYSDCLVVMTEISKSILMTDYGIASRKIAVISHGTHLVASFDTLHQKTKNQFSDRVVLTTFGLLNEGKSIETALEALPKIIDKFPNVIYLVIGKTHPEVLKRDGEKYRNFLYEKVQELHLENNVRFINKYLSLEELMDYLERTKVYLFTSKDPNQAVSGTLAYAMACGCPVIATPIPHAKEFLQGAGFNYDFLNVNQLAEKTIELLYNPKLVREMRLNALHKISPTSWQNSAIAHIELVKNKNNKHKITLHYEMPKISLNHIKRMTTINGLIQFSAISKPNLQSGYTLDDNARALIAVTKHYQLTNTEEDLELINTYLKFILFCQQENGSFLNYVDKEGNFTTNNSNENLEDSNGRAIWALGEFISHREIIHKSLIKKAKFAIEKALINIHKFHSPRAISFAIKGLYFYNQESQSPRINYLITSLADNLVSKYRGVSDKKWKWFEDYLTYANSILPEAMLFAGLSTGSELYKDIAKTSFDFLLSLTFKEDQIKVISNQGWYHRGKSANQFGEQPIDVAYTILALQTFYQVYEDDAYKSKMCIAFDWFLGKNHLHQIVYNPKTGGCYDGLEQHHVNLNQGAESTISYLLSRLTMENVVNPIHETVFFEEAFQNE
- a CDS encoding YtxH domain-containing protein, with translation MENLNDKGKLVFGSLFVGALIGATIGVLFAPHKGKKTRSNIAKSLKNSANKFKQEVSEDGQYLKDKAMKVENFLEDKMNKANTSFKDKANELLRSGSDHEMSKK